The genomic interval ATCATCCCCTCTTGCTTCTAAAGTTATACGAGCTGCTTTTGCCAAATCGGGCGTTTCCGAAGGAGAGATCTGTCGGCCAGGATGTAACGCAAATAAATGTGAAACATGTCGGTGACGGCTTGTGGAATCGTCAACATCTTCTTTCCATTCCTGCAGCTGCCCCCAGCTTCCTATTTGAGGGGGAAGAATTTTACTTTTGACGGCTTCAGCTTCCCTAACGAAGTCATGATCATTCAAAAGCTTTGCAGCCTGTATACTATTATTTAGTACATCCCATGCGATCTGATGATCCATTGACGCGCCGCTAGAAATACCACCGTGCTCTGGTGAATAAGAGGGCGAAGATACCAGATAGCCCTTGTTATCCTCAATAAGATAATCGATCCAAAATAGCGAAGCTGCTTTCATAACCGGATAGGCCTGGTTTTTTAAATAAGCTGTATCCAAATTAAATTCATAGTGATCCCAAAGATGTTGAGCTAGCCAAGCAGCTCCTCCCGGGAAAAAGCCCCAAGGAACATCCCAGCCTGGTGCAGTATAGCCAAAAGCGTTATTCATCGTATTGACCATCCATCCGCGGGTATTGAAAAAATCTTTTGCGCTTTGTGTTCCCGGTTCAACTAGACTTTCTATATACCTCAATAAGGGTTCATGACATTCCGCCAGATTGGTCACTTCAGCCGGCCAATAGATCATTTGCTGATTGATGTTCATATGATAGTCAGCAGCCCAGGGAGGATTAACACTATTGTTCCATTTTCCTTGAAGGTTCATGACCATCGTTCCTGGCCGTGAGCCTGCAATCATTAAATATCTTCCATATTGGAAATAAAGTTCCTCTAAAGCACTATCCTCCGCACCTTCAAAATATCGTTGCTGCCTCACGTTGATTGGCAGCTCACTGAGTTCCTGATTCCCTAACGACAGCGACACGCGCTGGAATAATCCCTGATAATCTTGGATATGTTGTTCTCTTATTTCCTTGTAACTTAAACCATCAATCTTCTCAAACCTGCTTTCAACGATCGACTTGTAATCATTCCCATTATACAAGGGATAATCTAATGTATAATCTGTAGCCGCTGTGTGATAAATAACCACTGAGCTGGCGCCATCAATAGTTAAGACTCCATTTTCATAACTTTTTGCACCATCCGTCTCAACCTTAAAGACAGTGCGGAACCGCTGCTTATTATCACCCACATGACCATCAAACTGATAAACATTATCAATAAAGCTTTCATTTTCCTTTACATGGGGTGTCCGATATTGAATCGTGTATTGCGTCGGCTTACCAGAAGAAAACTCATAAACCATCATGCCACTCGGATAATTTCCAAAAAATTCCCGCTTGTATTGCGTTGTCCCAATTTGATAACTAACTAACCCCATGGCTCGATTGATATCGAGCTCCCTCTTATAAGAAGAGATATTTTCGGATCCGTGATTTAATGTAATAAATAAGTCGCCCATTGTCTGCTGAGCGCCATAGTCACCCCATTCCGATTTTCCATCAGTAATTTCCGGGGGCGTCCCGGTAAAATATTGTTTTACCAACTCGTTGGCTTCTTCCAGTTCACCTTGTTCGATTAGTCCCCTTACTTCTTGGAGATGTTTCCAAGAGCCCGGTTTATTACCGTAATTATAATCCTTACTTGCGTGAGGGCCTCCACTCCACAAAGACCCTTCAGTAAATTGAAGCTGCTCTGTTTCCAGTCCGCCAAAAAACATTACACCCATATAACCATTACCTATGGGGAGTGCTTCTGTCATCCAATCCTCCGCGGGTTTATCATACCACAGCGAAAGCCTATTTTGGGCTCCCGCGACCGTGATTGAACATACACAACAGATGAGTATGAGGTATTTAATAAAGAGTTTCATATTTTCCTTTAAGATTTATGACCGCCTGTACCCATGGGTTTTATTGCCCTGTCCAGATGAACATAGCCACCATCGACGTATAGTAACTGCCCTGTTGTATGGCTCGATCGGTCCGACAATAGAAAAGTCACTGTATCTGCGATCTCTTCCGATGTTGTCATTCGATTTCCCAAGGGGATTTTCTCTGTAATCTCCTGCATAGCTTGAGCTTCAGTCTCACTTACCTTTTTTATCCATTTCTCATATTGAGGTGTCCAGCACTCTGAAACAACAACCGCGTTAACCCGGATACCGTATTTCGAAAGCTCTACAGCCCATTCGCGTGTTAGTGCATTTCTGCCACCGTTAGATGCCGCGTAACCTGATGTTCCTCCCTGTCCGACATCCGCTGTCTTTGAACTGATATTGACAATTACCCCCTGGTTCTTTTTTAGCTCTGCTAAAGCGTGATGAGCCATCAAAAAATAATGGATTACATTTCGATGCAGACTCTCAACAAAGTCATCATAGTTCCCATTTTCCAAGCTCACCCCGTCGTTCAGTCCCGCATTGTTAACCAGACCGTCAATCTTTCCCCATTTCGACAACGTTTCTTGCACAGCTCGCTGACAATCTTCAGGATTTGTCAATTCAGCATTTACTATGAATGCTTGTCCACCACCGCCAACAATCTCATCAAGTACTTTCTCGTTATCAGCTCTATTCCTTCCAACGATAACTGGTACCGCCCCTTCCTGAGCAAGGGTCAGACAAATGGACCGACCGATCCCTTTTGCCCCTCCGGTTACGATAATAACTTTATTTTTTAGCCCTAAGTCCATATATTAAGGTTTGTATGCAACAACATGCTGCCTTTGTACACCTAAGCCGTCTGCTCCAAGCTCAAGCACGTCACCCGGTTTTAAATAAACCGGAGGGTTCATCCCTAAGCCAACACCGGCTGGCGTTCCTGTTGAAATAACATCCCCGGGTAGTAAGGTCATAAACTTACTAACATAGGAAACGATGTAAGGTACATCGAATATAAGGTTACATGTATTCCCATGCTGAACAGTTTCGCCATTTAATTTCAACCAGATATTTACCTTATGAATGTCTTGAATCTCATCTTTTGTAGCGAGAACCGGTCCCAAAGGAGCGAAGGTATCACAGCCTTTCCCTTTATCCCAGGTTCCACCTCGTTCCAATTGATACTCTCTTTCAGACACGTCATTATGCAATAGATATCCCGCTACATATTCCTCAGCATCAACCTCTTCCACATAACTTGCCTTTTTTCCGATCACAACACAAAACTCAACTTCCCAATCCGTCTTTTGTGAGCCTTTGGGTATCATGATATCATCATATGGACCGATTAATGCTGTCGTCGATTTCATAAAAATGATAGGTTCTTTGGGAATCTTGGCACCAGTTTCCTCTGCGTGGTCTTTATAGTTTAAACCAATGCATAGTATCTTCGATGGCCTTGCTATCGGGCTACCCAAACGGGTATCGCTTGGTAGTTCCTTCAATGTATTATTTGAAATGAAGTCGGCCAATCGAGTCAGACCATCAGTTTCAAAAAAAAGTTCATTGTAATCCTCCCCAAAAGCTGATGTATCATAGTTCTTACCCTCAATCTGTACACCTGTTTGTTCTTTTCCCGCACTACCGTATCGTATTAATTTCATTATTAATCTCTTTAAATAAATTATTAGTTATTAAGTGTTATAAAGCCGCCATCTATTGGATAATCAGTTCCCGTAATGAAGCTAGCTTCTTCTGACGCCAAGTATAAAGCTAAAGCTGCAATCTCCTCTGGTTGTGCCATCCGCTTGATAGGTTGACTGTCAGACAGCTTTTTAAACATTTGTTCCTCTTGGCCAGCGTAGTTATTAGCAATAAAACCGTCGACAAAAGGTGTGCGAACCCTCGCAGGCGAAATACTATTACAGCGAATATTATAATCAATATAATCACGAGCAACTGAAAGAGTCATGGCAGCTATGGCGCCCTTGCTCATTGAATATGCAAAGCGATCCGTTAGTCCGACATGCGCTGCGATCGATGCCATGTTGATTATCACTGCGCCCTTCTGTTTTTTCATAATAGGTAAACAGGCATAAAGCATATTATACACTCCTTTAACATTTACCTGATATACGCGGTCGAAATCACTTTGTGATGTATTGTCGGCCCTACCAATATGAGAAATACCGGCATTATTGATTAAGATATCAACCCGATCAAAGTCGTTTAAAAGCGCAACAACCTGATCCTGATCTGAAACATCACAAGAATGAGCCTGTGCGATTCCGCCTTCACGGTTGATCTGCTCGACAACTTGGTTAGCACTTTCTACATCAAGATCTACAAGATGAACATTCGCACCATTTTTGGCAAACAGAAAGCTCATTGCACGCCCAATTCCGCTGCCGCCTCCGGTAATTATAACTGTTTTATCAGTGAATTTAGACATAAACAATAGTTTATAGCGAAACGCCTCTTCGCCAAGGTATAAAATCGTCTTGCCCCAGTCGAACGGCTTTCGGTTGTTCCTCTCCGGACGCTACTGAAATGACATACTCTAATATTCTACGTCCCGCTTGTTCAATCGTTTCCTTGCCCTCGACGATTGTTCCGCAATTAATATCGATAATATCATTCATTTTTTCAAAAATCGAAGTATTTGATGATAGTTTAATCACTGGTGCAATGGGGTTGCCGGTAGGGGTCCCTAGACCTGTTGTAAATAATACTACATTAGCACCAGCAGCAACCTCTGCAGTTGTGCTCTCCACATCGTTCCCCGGCGTGCAAAGCAAATTAAGTCCTTTTTTATCGCAAACACCAGGATAATCGACTACGTCTACAACGGGTGAGCTGCCACCTTTTTTTGCGGCTCCGGCCGATTTAATAGCGTCCGTAATTAATCCATCTCGAATATTACCTGGTGAGGGATTTGCATAAAAACCAGAGCCATCTTGCTCCGCTTTCATGTTATAATTTCTCATCAACTCCATAAACCGAAGAGCAGTTTCTTCATCAACGCAGCGATCGGATAGTTCCTGTTCGACGCCGCACAACTCAGGAAATTCAGATAAGATAACGCTGCCACCTAACCCCACCAACAAGTCCGAAACATGACCGATCGCAGGATTAGCTGATATGCCAGAGAAGCCATCTGACCCACCGCATTCGAGACCGATTGTCAATTTAGACAGTGGTACGTCCTGACGCTCATGTTTATTAGCCTTCATCAAACCAGCGAAGGTAACTTTCAGAGCCTTCTGTATCATTTCTTCTTCGCTACCATATTTCTGTTGCTCCAGGATATACAAAGGCTTATCGAAGTTTGCACATCTTGCCTGAATTTCTCTTTTTAGAATAGAGGCTTGCGCGTGCTGACAGCCCAAGCTCAAGACCGTTGCACCAGCGACATTTGGGTGGGTAATGTATCCGGCTAGGAGGCCACACAGGGAATCTGAATCTAACCGTGTTCCGCCACAGCCCATGCTATGTGTTAAAAACTTAACTCCATCAACATTCTTAAACATTCTTTTTGATCCATGTCGGACAGATCCTTCAAGATCAACCGAAAGAATCTCCTCCACAGATTTGCCAGTTTGATAAAGTTGCACCAGCTGACGAACTTCTGTCTTGTAATTTTTGGAACGTTGGTAACCCAACTCCTCTTCCAGAGCATCTTTCAATACCTGAATATTCTTGTTCTCACAAAATACCAAAGGAATTACCAACCAGTGGTTAGCCGTTCCAACCTTACCATCATTCCTTATATAGCCTTTGAATGTCCTTCCAGAGAAATCTGTCAGGTCTGGAACTTGCCACTCCAACTTCCGCTGTTTTAAAGTGAAAGTCTCTGTGGCATGTTTCGTATTGGATGTCGTCAGCATTTCGCCCTGCGCCAAAAATGTCTGGCTTCTTCCTACCAATACACCATACATGATGATATTACAATTTGCGGGGAGATCGTGGAGCGTAAATTTATGTTTCGCTTTTACTCGATTGGGCAAGTCGAACGTCATTCCGTCAAAAGATATTTTCTGCCCAGCCTCCAAGTCCTGCAGAGCGACCAAGACATTGTCTTTAGGGTGAATCTGTAAATATTGGAATGACCGGCTCATGTTATTCTAGTTCATTTAAATTAAAAATTTCTTCCAAGAGTTTGCTTTCCATTGGACGCCGACCATATCTTTTCGGGGATGAGTACGTATCTTTTCATAATTGATATACAAATTAATGAATTAAAGAGCGGAAAAACTTCTATCTAATTAACACCCTATTCAACAATATTACCCTATATTTGAATTAGAACAGTTATTTCAATACAAAATAATTGACCGATCGCTTTTCTTAATCGAATAACGATCTTAAAATATAGTAAAATATGAAGCCTCAATTGCTTAAAGTTCAGACCACCCCCAGTTTTTCTTTCAGCATACGCATAGATGAGGTTCCTCATGTTAATAACCGATGGCATTATCACAGCGAGCTTGAATTAATTTACTTCCAACAAGGGAAAGGTACTCGATTTGTCGGTGATCATATAGGTAACTTTGAGAAAGGTGATGTTGTTTTGTTAGGTTCCAATCTGCCTCATTACTGGCGCTTCGACAATGTGTATTTTGAACACCCTCATGAGCATCAGGCTGATGTACGCGTTATTCACTTCAATGATAATTTTTGGGGTGATCGATTTATAAATTTACCTGAAAACATAAAGCTTAAAACACTCTTTGAACGAGCAAAGCGAGGCTTGATCATACAGGGACACGGTAAAGTTAAAGTTATCAAACTGATCAATGATTTGACTGACGCAGAGGGCATCAAGCGGATC from Pedobacter indicus carries:
- a CDS encoding glycoside hydrolase family 95 protein; this translates as MKLFIKYLILICCVCSITVAGAQNRLSLWYDKPAEDWMTEALPIGNGYMGVMFFGGLETEQLQFTEGSLWSGGPHASKDYNYGNKPGSWKHLQEVRGLIEQGELEEANELVKQYFTGTPPEITDGKSEWGDYGAQQTMGDLFITLNHGSENISSYKRELDINRAMGLVSYQIGTTQYKREFFGNYPSGMMVYEFSSGKPTQYTIQYRTPHVKENESFIDNVYQFDGHVGDNKQRFRTVFKVETDGAKSYENGVLTIDGASSVVIYHTAATDYTLDYPLYNGNDYKSIVESRFEKIDGLSYKEIREQHIQDYQGLFQRVSLSLGNQELSELPINVRQQRYFEGAEDSALEELYFQYGRYLMIAGSRPGTMVMNLQGKWNNSVNPPWAADYHMNINQQMIYWPAEVTNLAECHEPLLRYIESLVEPGTQSAKDFFNTRGWMVNTMNNAFGYTAPGWDVPWGFFPGGAAWLAQHLWDHYEFNLDTAYLKNQAYPVMKAASLFWIDYLIEDNKGYLVSSPSYSPEHGGISSGASMDHQIAWDVLNNSIQAAKLLNDHDFVREAEAVKSKILPPQIGSWGQLQEWKEDVDDSTSRHRHVSHLFALHPGRQISPSETPDLAKAARITLEARGDDATGWSLAWKVNFWSRLLDGDRAYKLYRMILKPSGAGGSGSGSYANLLDAHPPFQLDGNMGATAGLAEMLLQSHTDNIAILPALPAAWATGHVKGLRARGGYTIDIYWENSELKKLIVKADKAGECNLSYLNLDMLVPMEAGSRVEIKLDDFVNNT
- a CDS encoding L-fucose dehydrogenase, which encodes MDLGLKNKVIIVTGGAKGIGRSICLTLAQEGAVPVIVGRNRADNEKVLDEIVGGGGQAFIVNAELTNPEDCQRAVQETLSKWGKIDGLVNNAGLNDGVSLENGNYDDFVESLHRNVIHYFLMAHHALAELKKNQGVIVNISSKTADVGQGGTSGYAASNGGRNALTREWAVELSKYGIRVNAVVVSECWTPQYEKWIKKVSETEAQAMQEITEKIPLGNRMTTSEEIADTVTFLLSDRSSHTTGQLLYVDGGYVHLDRAIKPMGTGGHKS
- a CDS encoding fumarylacetoacetate hydrolase family protein — protein: MKLIRYGSAGKEQTGVQIEGKNYDTSAFGEDYNELFFETDGLTRLADFISNNTLKELPSDTRLGSPIARPSKILCIGLNYKDHAEETGAKIPKEPIIFMKSTTALIGPYDDIMIPKGSQKTDWEVEFCVVIGKKASYVEEVDAEEYVAGYLLHNDVSEREYQLERGGTWDKGKGCDTFAPLGPVLATKDEIQDIHKVNIWLKLNGETVQHGNTCNLIFDVPYIVSYVSKFMTLLPGDVISTGTPAGVGLGMNPPVYLKPGDVLELGADGLGVQRQHVVAYKP
- a CDS encoding SDR family NAD(P)-dependent oxidoreductase, whose protein sequence is MSKFTDKTVIITGGGSGIGRAMSFLFAKNGANVHLVDLDVESANQVVEQINREGGIAQAHSCDVSDQDQVVALLNDFDRVDILINNAGISHIGRADNTSQSDFDRVYQVNVKGVYNMLYACLPIMKKQKGAVIINMASIAAHVGLTDRFAYSMSKGAIAAMTLSVARDYIDYNIRCNSISPARVRTPFVDGFIANNYAGQEEQMFKKLSDSQPIKRMAQPEEIAALALYLASEEASFITGTDYPIDGGFITLNN
- a CDS encoding UxaA family hydrolase codes for the protein MSRSFQYLQIHPKDNVLVALQDLEAGQKISFDGMTFDLPNRVKAKHKFTLHDLPANCNIIMYGVLVGRSQTFLAQGEMLTTSNTKHATETFTLKQRKLEWQVPDLTDFSGRTFKGYIRNDGKVGTANHWLVIPLVFCENKNIQVLKDALEEELGYQRSKNYKTEVRQLVQLYQTGKSVEEILSVDLEGSVRHGSKRMFKNVDGVKFLTHSMGCGGTRLDSDSLCGLLAGYITHPNVAGATVLSLGCQHAQASILKREIQARCANFDKPLYILEQQKYGSEEEMIQKALKVTFAGLMKANKHERQDVPLSKLTIGLECGGSDGFSGISANPAIGHVSDLLVGLGGSVILSEFPELCGVEQELSDRCVDEETALRFMELMRNYNMKAEQDGSGFYANPSPGNIRDGLITDAIKSAGAAKKGGSSPVVDVVDYPGVCDKKGLNLLCTPGNDVESTTAEVAAGANVVLFTTGLGTPTGNPIAPVIKLSSNTSIFEKMNDIIDINCGTIVEGKETIEQAGRRILEYVISVASGEEQPKAVRLGQDDFIPWRRGVSL
- a CDS encoding AraC family transcriptional regulator, encoding MKPQLLKVQTTPSFSFSIRIDEVPHVNNRWHYHSELELIYFQQGKGTRFVGDHIGNFEKGDVVLLGSNLPHYWRFDNVYFEHPHEHQADVRVIHFNDNFWGDRFINLPENIKLKTLFERAKRGLIIQGHGKVKVIKLINDLTDAEGIKRIILLLEVLNIIAESEDIATISSKGFNLHMEKEERDRINAVYNFAMNNFKRKISLAEPAEIAGLSTNSFCRYFKSRTGKTFSRFLNEIRVGHACRLLVDGKLSVKEICYDSGFNNFASFHKNFKTITSKSPLSFQKDFITKK